The proteins below come from a single Sorghum bicolor cultivar BTx623 chromosome 4, Sorghum_bicolor_NCBIv3, whole genome shotgun sequence genomic window:
- the LOC8078341 gene encoding uncharacterized protein LOC8078341, whose translation MGNCVQSSGGGVSSCAVAVEAGRQQQQLLLQRRKSAAGDEEEEVIIDQGAAAPSSVMKVKMVLTKGELGWLVAQLKAGDRRLEDVLQEMARKRDGRRSAEADGWRPSLESIVECPAETAAATSDD comes from the coding sequence ATGGGCAACTGCGTCCAGAGCAGCGGCGGTGGCGTTAGCAGCTGCGCCGTCGCCGTAGAAGcagggcggcagcagcagcagctgctgctgcagcggAGGAAAAGCGCTGCCggtgatgaggaggaggaggtaatAATTGATCAAGGGGCGGCGGCGCCGTCGTCGGTCATGAAGGTGAAGATGGTGCTGACAAAGGGCGAGCTGGGGTGGCTGGTGGCGCAGCTCAAGGCCGGCGACCGCCGCCTCGAGGACGTGCTCCAGGAGATGGCGCGCAAGCGTGATGGCCGCCGCAGCGCCGAAGCCGACGGGTGGCGGCCCAGCCTTGAGAGCATCGTCGAGTGCCCAGCCGAGACGGCGGCCGCCACCTCCGATGATTAG